A segment of the Salvia hispanica cultivar TCC Black 2014 unplaced genomic scaffold, UniMelb_Shisp_WGS_1.0 HiC_scaffold_261, whole genome shotgun sequence genome:
TTAACATCTTGTATTGTATTCAATATTTCAAAGGAATTTTGTTGGCAGAAAGTTTAATCACAAAGTTTTCTGTTGTGCAGGAAGATGACTGCAAGTTTTTTCGATGGGTTGATGCGGGTTTGTCCCCAAGCCAAGACAGTTACTTTCAAAGAGTGAAACTTGAACGAGACCAATTCGAGTCTCAGCTTAGAGCGAAATCGTTAATTGAAGGTGTTCTTGAAGAGAAATTGCACAAAAAAAGTGAGGAGTGCGAAGCGTTGAAGTTACAATTGGCAATGAAAACTGACGAGTGTGGAGCATTGACACTGAAAATCGCTAATACAATGAAAACATCCCGAAGGTTTAAATTCACAATCGTGTTGTTATGCATTGTAATATTTCTACTTTTGTAACAAATTTATGGTATGTAATTATCTTCTACTTTTGTAACAAATGTATGATATCTAATTATCCTTCTACTTTTGTTAACCTACTTTTGTAACAAAGCTACTGTCTTCTgttatctaattattttatcctgttgatttgtaaaattttgcATATGATGAACACCAAATATAATACACTGAACTGCACAAAAACATTTACTGTATAATTACACTGAACTGCACAAAAACATTTGTAATCACTGAACAGAGCAGGTAATAGGATAACAATCACATATGAGGACACACAGTATCAAAAATCACGGATGAAGTTT
Coding sequences within it:
- the LOC125198791 gene encoding uncharacterized protein LOC125198791 produces the protein MSSSSSQSYGSSFNWNWPRPEIVNCNHDLEAELVISRTAANPGRRYYRCRIWKEDDCKFFRWVDAGLSPSQDSYFQRVKLERDQFESQLRAKSLIEGVLEEKLHKKSEECEALKLQLAMKTDECGALTLKIANTMKTSR